The Burkholderia cepacia genome includes a region encoding these proteins:
- a CDS encoding GntR family transcriptional regulator: MPIMNEPESVPSGAPGPEAIAERIRTAILEHRLAPGAKLTEAQLCDVFGVKRGAIRQALAQLATDKLVELEPNRGAFVASPTLQDVHEVFEMRRIIELAVVERLATGPGAKRLKGVAALIDKERKAFERHDFAAWIRLSGEFHTALATLMGNATLSECLEGLVARSTLMSALYESHGRSPCSCDDHDEILAALEAGDAKRAAELMAHHLQHVELKMLDRPAQGQVDLREVFGGAA, encoded by the coding sequence ATGCCGATCATGAACGAGCCCGAATCCGTCCCGTCCGGCGCGCCCGGACCCGAAGCGATCGCCGAGCGGATCCGCACGGCGATCCTCGAGCATCGGCTCGCGCCCGGCGCGAAGCTGACGGAGGCGCAGCTCTGCGACGTGTTCGGCGTGAAGCGCGGGGCGATCCGCCAGGCGCTCGCACAGCTCGCGACCGACAAGCTCGTCGAGCTCGAGCCGAACCGCGGCGCGTTCGTCGCGAGCCCGACGCTGCAGGACGTGCACGAGGTGTTCGAGATGCGCCGGATCATCGAGCTCGCCGTGGTCGAGCGGCTCGCGACCGGGCCCGGCGCGAAGCGGCTGAAGGGCGTCGCCGCGCTGATCGACAAGGAACGCAAGGCGTTCGAGCGGCACGACTTCGCGGCGTGGATCCGGCTGTCGGGCGAGTTCCATACGGCGCTCGCGACGCTGATGGGCAATGCGACGCTCAGCGAGTGCCTCGAAGGGCTCGTCGCACGCTCGACGCTGATGTCGGCGCTGTACGAATCGCACGGGCGCAGCCCGTGCTCGTGCGACGACCACGACGAGATCCTCGCCGCACTGGAGGCGGGGGACGCGAAGCGCGCGGCGGAACTGATGGCGCATCACCTGCAGCATGTCGAACTGAAGATGCTGGACCGGCCCGCGCAAGGGCAGGTCGATTTGCGCGAAGTGTTCGGCGGCGCCGCGTAA
- the ldcA gene encoding muramoyltetrapeptide carboxypeptidase, with amino-acid sequence MSASSTASYSIRLLAPSGYPHDPDAINRALERLSTAQHRIENIEATQRRFQRFGGTDGERAGDLNRLADPERPLPDIALAVRGGYGAARILHGLDYRGLERRLRDQPVALVGHSDFTALQLALYAKARIKTFGGPMLSADFGAETPSDFTMQHFWQTLTQPSTTIIAEAPQVQSVNVTGTLWGGNLAILTSLVGTPYMPDIEGGILFIEDVNEQPFRIERMIYQLHLSGLLARQQALVLGQFTGARPFEYDNGYDMQAMIEQVRAVVGIPVVTGLQFGHVPDLLTLPFGAHAQLVANAHGFRLTLSDYPHLG; translated from the coding sequence ATGTCCGCTTCGTCCACTGCATCCTATTCGATTCGCCTGCTTGCGCCGTCCGGCTATCCGCACGACCCCGACGCGATCAATCGCGCGCTCGAGCGCCTCAGCACCGCACAGCACCGCATCGAGAACATCGAGGCGACGCAGCGGCGCTTCCAGCGGTTCGGCGGCACCGACGGCGAGCGGGCCGGCGACCTGAACCGTCTTGCCGATCCCGAGCGGCCGCTGCCGGACATCGCGCTGGCGGTGCGCGGCGGCTACGGCGCCGCGCGCATCCTGCACGGGCTCGACTATCGCGGGCTCGAACGCCGGCTGCGCGACCAGCCGGTCGCGCTCGTCGGCCACAGCGATTTCACGGCACTCCAGCTCGCGCTGTATGCGAAGGCACGCATCAAGACGTTCGGCGGCCCGATGCTGTCCGCCGATTTCGGCGCGGAGACGCCGAGCGACTTCACGATGCAGCACTTCTGGCAGACGCTGACGCAGCCGAGCACGACGATCATCGCCGAAGCGCCGCAGGTGCAGAGCGTGAACGTGACCGGCACGCTGTGGGGCGGCAACCTCGCGATCCTGACGTCGCTCGTCGGCACGCCGTACATGCCCGACATCGAAGGCGGCATCCTGTTCATCGAGGACGTCAACGAGCAGCCGTTCCGGATCGAGCGGATGATCTATCAGCTGCACCTGTCGGGCCTGCTCGCGCGCCAGCAGGCGCTGGTGCTCGGCCAGTTCACCGGTGCGCGGCCATTCGAGTACGACAACGGCTACGACATGCAGGCGATGATCGAGCAGGTGCGCGCGGTGGTCGGGATTCCGGTCGTCACGGGGCTCCAGTTCGGCCACGTGCCCGACCTGCTGACGCTGCCGTTCGGCGCGCACGCGCAACTGGTTGCGAATGCGCACGGTTTCCGGCTTACGCTGTCGGACTATCCGCACCTCGGCTGA
- the tadA gene encoding tRNA adenosine(34) deaminase TadA, which translates to MTPDVLPGVPAEPATDSPEPAAAPVSARDLHFMRLAQAAAEEARAAGEVPVGAVLVRGDEVIARGFNHPIGGHDPSAHAEMAALRMAAQHLQNYRMPGCELYVTLEPCLMCAGAIMHARIARVVYGAADPKTGACGSVIDAFANPQLNHHTEVTGGVLADECGAALKSFFAERRRALREARIARDLASGTS; encoded by the coding sequence GTGACGCCTGACGTGCTGCCGGGCGTGCCTGCCGAACCCGCGACCGATTCTCCCGAGCCCGCCGCCGCGCCGGTGTCGGCGCGCGATCTGCATTTCATGCGTCTCGCGCAGGCCGCCGCCGAAGAGGCGCGCGCGGCCGGCGAAGTGCCGGTCGGCGCGGTGCTCGTGCGCGGCGACGAAGTGATCGCGCGTGGCTTCAACCACCCGATCGGCGGCCACGACCCGTCGGCTCATGCCGAAATGGCCGCGCTGCGCATGGCCGCGCAGCATCTGCAGAATTACCGGATGCCCGGCTGCGAGCTGTACGTGACGCTCGAACCGTGCCTGATGTGCGCGGGCGCGATCATGCATGCGCGCATCGCGCGGGTCGTCTACGGCGCCGCCGATCCGAAGACGGGCGCCTGCGGCAGCGTGATCGACGCGTTCGCGAATCCGCAGCTGAACCACCATACCGAAGTGACCGGCGGTGTGCTCGCCGACGAGTGCGGCGCCGCGCTGAAGTCGTTCTTCGCCGAGCGCCGCCGCGCGCTGCGCGAGGCGCGCATCGCTCGCGACCTGGCGTCCGGCACGTCGTGA
- a CDS encoding DnaJ family domain-containing protein, whose protein sequence is MRLLDALVEQRIAAAAARGEFDDLPGTGAPQALDDDLLVPEEVRVANRILKNAGFVPPAVEQLRALRNLHDEVQAVSDRAARCRLQAKILALDMALESLRGGPMVMPRDYCRRIAERLCERGLDDDGPAQAGPM, encoded by the coding sequence ATGAGATTGCTTGACGCCCTGGTCGAACAACGTATTGCCGCCGCCGCCGCGCGGGGCGAGTTCGACGATTTGCCGGGTACCGGCGCGCCGCAGGCGCTGGATGACGACCTGCTCGTGCCCGAGGAGGTGCGGGTGGCCAACCGTATCCTGAAGAATGCGGGCTTCGTGCCGCCGGCCGTCGAGCAATTGCGCGCGCTGCGCAACCTGCACGACGAAGTGCAGGCGGTCAGCGACCGTGCCGCGCGGTGCCGGCTGCAGGCGAAGATCCTCGCGCTGGACATGGCGCTCGAATCGCTGCGCGGCGGCCCGATGGTGATGCCGCGCGACTACTGCCGACGCATCGCGGAGCGCCTGTGCGAGCGCGGGCTCGACGACGACGGGCCTGCGCAAGCGGGGCCGATGTGA
- a CDS encoding helix-turn-helix transcriptional regulator, which produces MSDKHAALAGHIRRLCSLGVEPRLVIPHVIEAARQIVGADWGMFFYADECHVLTDVYSENDAVYAVLPAYFANVHNTPQQEVLGVTFSDAMRRGRGFDNSARHDGALLSSAMYADLWQPVSMRHCLELTATDGTRGWGSLQLSRSPGSPPFSDRNHRDLEPFARHLAHALSRPVQAPLHEAEGSLSAIVVVDDAGRILLHNADSIRMLALATGEPLAFYRDDRVPDWLAPLLTNVSRIWRGHPAPPAALERRTTAGRFRFKAYRFADAGAMRREFAIVIHIEHFPPLELEIERLGFRFGLTERQRELCTQLVLGRSHSEIARCLALRDSTVVDHVRKIYRKLDVHNHDELRSVFRLGAPG; this is translated from the coding sequence ATGTCTGACAAGCACGCCGCGCTTGCAGGTCACATTCGACGACTGTGTTCGCTGGGCGTCGAGCCGCGCCTCGTCATTCCTCATGTGATTGAAGCGGCACGGCAGATCGTCGGCGCCGACTGGGGGATGTTCTTCTATGCCGACGAATGCCATGTGCTGACCGACGTGTACAGCGAAAACGACGCGGTCTACGCGGTGCTGCCCGCCTACTTCGCGAACGTGCACAACACCCCGCAACAGGAAGTGCTCGGCGTCACGTTCTCGGACGCGATGCGTCGCGGGCGCGGCTTCGACAACAGCGCGCGCCACGACGGCGCGCTGCTGTCGAGCGCCATGTACGCGGACCTGTGGCAGCCGGTGTCGATGCGGCACTGCCTCGAGCTGACCGCGACCGACGGCACGCGCGGCTGGGGCAGCCTGCAGTTGTCCCGCTCGCCGGGCAGCCCGCCGTTCTCCGACCGGAATCACCGCGACCTCGAACCGTTCGCACGGCATCTCGCGCATGCGTTGTCGCGCCCCGTGCAGGCGCCGCTGCATGAAGCGGAAGGCAGCCTGTCCGCGATCGTGGTCGTCGACGACGCCGGCCGGATCCTGCTGCACAACGCGGACAGCATCCGGATGCTGGCGCTTGCGACCGGCGAGCCGCTCGCGTTCTATCGCGACGACCGCGTGCCGGACTGGCTCGCGCCGCTGCTGACGAACGTCAGCCGGATCTGGCGAGGCCACCCCGCGCCGCCCGCCGCGCTGGAGCGCCGCACTACCGCGGGCCGCTTCCGCTTCAAGGCGTATCGCTTCGCCGACGCCGGCGCGATGCGACGCGAATTCGCGATCGTGATCCACATCGAGCACTTCCCGCCACTCGAACTGGAGATCGAGCGGCTCGGCTTCCGGTTCGGCCTCACCGAACGCCAGCGCGAACTCTGCACGCAACTCGTGCTCGGCCGCTCGCACAGCGAGATCGCGCGCTGCCTCGCGTTGCGCGACAGCACGGTCGTCGATCACGTCCGCAAGATCTATCGCAAGCTCGACGTCCACAACCACGACGAGCTGCGCAGCGTGTTTCGTCTCGGCGCGCCGGGGTAG
- a CDS encoding GlxA family transcriptional regulator: protein MHRIGFLISDGFQIMALAAQSVFEYANMVAGEAFYALENFSADGGDVRSSLGVAVGTRSLRGKIDVDTWIVAGVNDPLESPAPEKLLAYLRRAGHRARRIAGICTGAFVLAEAGLLAQRRATTHWAFGRDLQKRFPDVRVEDDRIYIVDGPVWTSAGMTAGLDLALAMVEKDLGADAARSVAHKLVMHQRRAGGQSQHSEMLELAPKSDRIQNALNYARRNLGRSLTVEELAETVHLSPRQFSRVFTLETGQSPAKAIERLRLESARLMIEQSRHSLDVIAKENGFRDRRHMREAFVRGFGVPPQAVRRDSRLND from the coding sequence ATGCACCGCATCGGCTTTCTGATCAGCGACGGCTTCCAGATCATGGCGCTCGCCGCGCAGTCGGTGTTCGAGTACGCGAACATGGTGGCGGGCGAGGCGTTCTACGCGCTCGAGAACTTCTCCGCAGACGGTGGCGACGTGCGCTCGTCGCTCGGCGTGGCGGTGGGCACGCGGTCGTTGCGCGGGAAGATCGACGTGGACACGTGGATCGTCGCCGGGGTCAATGATCCGCTCGAATCGCCGGCCCCGGAGAAGCTGCTGGCGTACCTGCGCCGCGCGGGCCATCGCGCGCGGCGGATCGCCGGCATCTGCACGGGCGCGTTCGTGCTCGCCGAGGCCGGGCTGCTCGCGCAGCGCCGCGCGACGACGCACTGGGCGTTCGGCCGCGACCTGCAGAAGCGCTTTCCCGACGTCCGCGTCGAGGACGACCGGATCTACATCGTCGACGGCCCGGTCTGGACGTCGGCCGGGATGACGGCCGGCCTCGACCTCGCGCTCGCGATGGTGGAAAAGGACCTGGGCGCGGATGCCGCCCGGTCGGTCGCGCACAAGCTCGTGATGCATCAGCGGCGGGCCGGCGGCCAGTCGCAGCATTCGGAAATGCTGGAACTCGCGCCGAAATCGGACCGCATCCAGAATGCGCTGAACTATGCGCGCCGGAATCTGGGCCGCTCGCTGACGGTGGAGGAACTCGCAGAGACGGTTCACCTGAGCCCGCGCCAGTTCAGCCGCGTGTTCACGCTCGAAACGGGGCAGTCGCCCGCGAAGGCGATCGAGCGGCTGCGGCTGGAGTCCGCGCGGCTGATGATCGAGCAGAGCCGCCATTCGCTCGACGTGATTGCGAAGGAAAACGGCTTTCGCGACCGGCGCCACATGCGCGAGGCGTTCGTGCGCGGGTTCGGCGTGCCGCCGCAGGCGGTCCGCCGAGATTCGCGCCTGAACGACTGA
- a CDS encoding SDR family NAD(P)-dependent oxidoreductase — MAQAHQGTAVVTGASSGIGAVYADRLARRGYDLILVARNRDRLAALAERITNDTQRSVEIVDADLNDRAALATVEAKLKQDASITLLVNNAGVGTHAPLLDSDVDAMTRMIDLNVTSLTRLTYAAVPGFVAGGRGAVINISSIVAISPETLNGVYGGTKAFVLAFSQSLHHELADKGVQVQAVLPGATATDFWQTGGLPLEHLPKEIVMSASDLVDAALTGFDRGELVTIPSLHAGDEWAAYDAARRTMAPHLSADTPAPRYATGR; from the coding sequence ATGGCTCAAGCACATCAAGGTACGGCTGTCGTGACCGGCGCCTCGTCGGGCATCGGCGCCGTCTACGCGGATCGCCTCGCGCGCCGCGGTTACGACCTGATCCTGGTCGCCCGCAACCGCGACCGGCTGGCCGCCCTCGCCGAGCGCATCACGAACGACACGCAGCGCAGCGTCGAGATCGTCGACGCCGACCTCAACGACCGCGCGGCCCTCGCCACCGTCGAGGCGAAGCTGAAGCAGGATGCGAGCATCACGCTGCTCGTGAACAATGCGGGCGTCGGCACGCACGCGCCGCTGCTCGACAGCGACGTCGACGCGATGACCCGGATGATCGACCTGAACGTGACGTCGCTCACGCGCCTCACCTACGCGGCCGTGCCCGGCTTCGTCGCCGGCGGCCGCGGTGCGGTGATCAATATTTCGTCGATCGTCGCGATCTCGCCGGAAACGCTGAACGGCGTGTACGGCGGCACCAAGGCGTTCGTGCTCGCATTCAGCCAGTCGCTGCATCACGAACTCGCCGACAAGGGCGTGCAGGTGCAGGCCGTGCTGCCCGGCGCGACCGCCACCGATTTCTGGCAGACGGGCGGCCTGCCGCTCGAGCATCTGCCGAAGGAAATCGTGATGTCGGCGTCCGACCTGGTCGACGCCGCGTTGACGGGCTTCGACCGCGGCGAACTCGTGACGATCCCGTCGCTGCATGCGGGCGACGAATGGGCCGCCTACGACGCCGCGCGCCGCACGATGGCCCCGCACCTGTCGGCCGATACGCCCGCGCCGCGCTACGCGACGGGGCGATAA
- a CDS encoding helicase-associated domain-containing protein, protein MPALKPLGKTHSILPTAMLNDALARLTIDQLKSLMRWLPDTSPTGKKDLLIGQISRSLDDDGLRTLWERLDDIQRMAVAEAAYAPDGLFDGKRFRAKYGRLPDFTVMEDGRRSYYGRPTALGLFLYYEAGCYRLPFDLRERLQSFVREPLPVRLSPVETLPEEAGENRLTVRCNEHDATIDLLVLLRLTDQGKVQVSDKTSLPGTATLRLLTDHLAGGDFYVPPRKQRQRAAEIGPIKAFSWPLLLQAAGLAQRNGSKLALSDTGRKALASVPAKVLRAIWSKWLKSSLFDEFSRIDVIKGQKSKERVMTAVAPRRSVINEMLRICPVGAWINVDDLSRFMEAAGHTFEVTHDAWSLYIGESHYGSLGHAGYHDWSILQLRYLLCVLFEYAAALGIIDIAYIEPAGARHDYHQMWGTDELEFLSRYDGLTYFRVTPLGAYCIGLHDEYTPASVPPSVRLSVLPSLQVNIADGSLSMDESLTLTTWAEELTDKSWRLDRQKAVEAVEKGRDIAELRAYLQARVDQPLPETVESFIKTTEKRGKALKVLGTALLIDCENEEIASMIAEGKKTAGLCLRAGKRQLVVKLEHEEKFRKFVHELGLGVTI, encoded by the coding sequence TTGCCCGCACTGAAGCCGCTCGGAAAAACCCATTCAATATTACCTACCGCCATGCTGAACGACGCGCTTGCACGCCTCACCATCGACCAGTTGAAATCGCTGATGCGCTGGCTTCCCGACACGTCTCCCACCGGCAAGAAAGACCTCCTGATCGGACAGATTTCGAGAAGTCTCGATGATGACGGGCTGCGCACGCTGTGGGAACGTCTGGATGATATCCAGCGTATGGCCGTAGCGGAGGCCGCCTATGCGCCGGACGGCCTCTTTGATGGAAAGCGGTTTCGAGCAAAATACGGGCGATTGCCCGATTTCACCGTCATGGAGGACGGCCGACGCTCCTACTACGGGCGGCCGACGGCATTAGGCCTTTTCTTGTATTACGAGGCCGGATGTTACCGTTTGCCGTTCGATCTGCGCGAGCGGCTGCAAAGCTTCGTGCGAGAACCTCTGCCCGTCAGGTTGAGTCCCGTCGAGACACTGCCGGAGGAGGCCGGCGAAAATCGGCTGACCGTGAGGTGTAACGAGCACGACGCGACGATCGACCTGCTCGTTCTGCTGCGTTTGACAGATCAGGGCAAGGTTCAGGTGAGCGACAAGACATCGCTGCCTGGCACCGCTACACTGCGCTTGCTGACCGATCATCTCGCCGGTGGCGATTTCTATGTTCCACCACGCAAACAACGCCAGCGCGCGGCAGAGATTGGCCCGATCAAGGCGTTCTCCTGGCCGCTGCTGCTCCAGGCAGCCGGGTTGGCACAACGGAATGGCAGCAAACTCGCTCTGAGTGACACGGGCCGAAAAGCACTGGCGTCCGTCCCGGCCAAGGTATTGAGGGCAATCTGGAGCAAGTGGCTGAAGTCCAGTCTCTTTGACGAATTCAGCCGCATTGACGTCATTAAGGGGCAAAAATCCAAGGAGCGCGTGATGACTGCGGTGGCGCCGCGTCGCTCCGTCATCAATGAAATGCTGCGCATCTGCCCCGTCGGAGCGTGGATCAACGTCGACGACCTCTCACGATTCATGGAGGCGGCCGGCCACACGTTTGAGGTTACGCACGATGCATGGAGCCTCTATATCGGCGAGTCGCACTATGGCAGTTTGGGCCACGCCGGCTACCATGATTGGTCGATTCTGCAGCTTCGATATCTGCTCTGCGTCCTCTTCGAGTACGCGGCTGCCCTCGGCATCATCGATATCGCGTACATCGAGCCGGCCGGGGCGCGTCACGACTACCACCAGATGTGGGGAACAGATGAGCTGGAATTCCTGAGCCGCTACGATGGTTTGACTTACTTCCGCGTCACCCCGCTCGGCGCCTATTGCATCGGATTGCATGACGAGTACACGCCCGCCTCCGTCCCGCCGAGCGTCAGGCTTTCGGTTTTGCCCAGTTTGCAGGTGAACATCGCGGACGGAAGCCTGTCGATGGACGAATCGCTGACGCTGACGACGTGGGCCGAGGAACTGACAGACAAAAGTTGGCGGCTGGATCGTCAAAAGGCGGTGGAAGCCGTCGAGAAAGGACGCGACATCGCCGAACTTCGAGCGTATCTTCAAGCACGAGTAGACCAGCCGTTGCCGGAAACGGTGGAATCCTTCATCAAGACGACCGAGAAGCGGGGTAAGGCGCTGAAAGTCTTGGGGACCGCGCTACTGATTGATTGCGAGAATGAGGAAATCGCGTCGATGATTGCCGAAGGAAAGAAAACCGCCGGTCTCTGTCTGCGAGCTGGAAAGCGACAGCTTGTCGTCAAGCTTGAGCATGAGGAAAAATTCCGGAAGTTTGTCCACGAGCTTGGTCTCGGTGTGACAATTTGA
- a CDS encoding DUF3375 domain-containing protein: MFLDYPTLDALRTRHPAWRLLRSDHAPLAVSFLHRAFVAPNVREVAAPFLAEALEDELYALREQLGDGAFPKPALEYLNDWASPEKGWLRKFYRQGSDEPHFDLTPAAGKAIAWLGTLMERSFVGTESRLLTLFELLRQMAEGSETDPERRLAELHARRSQIDEEIARVEAGDVRLLDDAAIKDRFQQFMQMARDLLTDFREVEQNFRLLDRHVRERIALWEGSKGALIEEIMGERDAIADSDQGSSFRAFWDFLMSSRRQEELSERLEHVLALPAITEMKPDARTRRVHYDWLEAGEHTQRTVAQLSQQLRRFLDDQAWLENRRIMDILRGIETKALVLREAPPPGSVMEIETASADIELPIERPLYAPALRPLIANVAIETGDADLDASALYTQIVVDRARLASHIRRCLQDRRQVTLAELAASQPLLHGLAELVAYLQLNAEAGTFRATVDETVSDTIEWQANDANGAAIVKRATMPRVIFTR, translated from the coding sequence ATGTTCCTCGACTACCCTACCCTCGATGCGCTGCGCACGCGCCATCCCGCTTGGCGACTTTTGCGCTCCGACCACGCGCCGCTCGCCGTCAGCTTCCTGCACCGCGCGTTCGTCGCGCCGAACGTGCGCGAGGTGGCGGCTCCGTTTCTTGCCGAAGCACTCGAGGACGAGCTTTACGCGTTGCGCGAACAACTCGGCGACGGCGCCTTCCCGAAGCCCGCGCTCGAGTATTTGAACGACTGGGCGAGTCCTGAAAAGGGATGGTTGCGCAAGTTCTATCGCCAAGGCTCCGATGAACCGCATTTCGACCTGACACCCGCCGCGGGAAAAGCGATAGCGTGGCTCGGCACGCTGATGGAACGAAGCTTTGTCGGCACGGAATCCCGGCTCCTGACGCTTTTCGAGTTGCTGCGGCAGATGGCCGAAGGCAGCGAGACGGACCCGGAAAGGCGTCTTGCCGAGCTCCACGCGCGGCGCAGCCAGATCGACGAAGAAATCGCTCGCGTGGAGGCCGGCGACGTCCGGCTGCTCGACGATGCCGCGATCAAGGACCGCTTTCAGCAATTCATGCAGATGGCGCGCGACCTGCTCACGGATTTCCGTGAAGTCGAGCAAAACTTCCGTCTGCTGGACCGGCATGTACGCGAGCGAATCGCGCTCTGGGAAGGATCGAAGGGTGCGCTCATCGAAGAAATCATGGGCGAGCGCGACGCGATCGCCGATTCGGACCAGGGCAGCAGCTTTCGGGCGTTCTGGGACTTCCTGATGTCGAGCCGCCGCCAGGAGGAACTCTCCGAACGGCTCGAGCACGTGCTTGCGCTCCCGGCGATCACGGAAATGAAGCCGGACGCGCGCACGCGGCGCGTCCACTATGACTGGCTGGAAGCCGGCGAGCACACGCAACGCACGGTCGCTCAGCTCTCGCAGCAGCTTCGACGTTTCCTCGACGATCAAGCGTGGCTCGAAAACCGCCGCATCATGGACATTCTGCGCGGTATCGAAACGAAAGCGCTTGTGCTGCGTGAAGCGCCCCCGCCGGGCTCCGTCATGGAGATCGAGACCGCGTCCGCTGACATCGAGCTGCCAATTGAACGCCCGCTTTACGCCCCTGCGCTGCGCCCTCTCATCGCCAACGTCGCAATCGAGACCGGCGATGCGGACCTCGATGCGTCGGCACTCTACACGCAGATCGTCGTCGATCGCGCGCGCCTCGCAAGCCACATCCGCCGCTGCCTTCAAGATCGGCGGCAAGTGACACTTGCCGAACTGGCCGCTTCGCAGCCGCTCCTGCATGGGCTCGCTGAACTCGTCGCCTATTTGCAACTGAACGCCGAAGCCGGAACATTTCGCGCGACCGTCGATGAGACCGTCTCCGATACGATCGAGTGGCAGGCAAACGATGCCAACGGAGCAGCAATCGTCAAGCGCGCAACGATGCCGCGGGTGATTTTCACAAGGTAG
- a CDS encoding DUF4194 domain-containing protein, which translates to MEEQQTPSLGRGDLSTVAVALLKGVIYRDGNERLWAALLELQTHVRDYVAVLGLELVVDEAEGYAFVKSRTEPDAEVDGDQAKLPRLVARRPLSFPVSLLLALLRKKLAEWDAGGGDTRLVLSREDIVELVRVFLPASTNEARLVDQIDTHVNKIVDLGFLRRMKTASGPPTFEVRRILKAFVDAQWLLDFDARLASYQAHLRDATNSDQTESRDE; encoded by the coding sequence ATGGAAGAACAGCAAACCCCGTCGCTTGGTCGAGGTGACTTGTCGACGGTTGCCGTCGCGCTGCTCAAGGGCGTAATTTATCGTGATGGAAACGAGCGCCTCTGGGCCGCACTGCTCGAATTGCAGACACACGTGCGCGACTACGTCGCCGTGCTTGGCCTCGAGCTCGTCGTGGACGAGGCGGAAGGCTACGCCTTCGTAAAGAGCCGCACCGAGCCTGACGCCGAAGTCGACGGAGACCAGGCCAAGCTGCCCCGGCTCGTTGCACGGCGTCCACTCTCGTTCCCCGTGAGCCTGCTGCTCGCGCTGCTGCGAAAGAAACTGGCGGAATGGGATGCCGGCGGCGGCGACACGCGGCTCGTCCTTTCGCGCGAGGACATCGTCGAGCTCGTACGCGTGTTCCTTCCCGCGAGCACTAACGAGGCGCGCCTGGTCGATCAGATCGATACGCACGTGAACAAGATCGTCGACCTCGGATTCCTGCGCCGGATGAAGACCGCGAGCGGACCGCCCACATTCGAGGTGCGACGCATTCTCAAGGCGTTCGTCGATGCGCAATGGCTGCTCGATTTCGACGCGCGGCTCGCAAGCTATCAGGCGCACCTTCGGGATGCGACGAATTCGGACCAAACGGAGAGTCGCGATGAATGA